Proteins encoded by one window of Dermochelys coriacea isolate rDerCor1 chromosome 13, rDerCor1.pri.v4, whole genome shotgun sequence:
- the LOC119842354 gene encoding olfactory receptor 502-like produces the protein MEKRQWGNQTSITEFILLGFRNLPGLQILLFLLFLVIYIVTMAGNILIVALVVADQHLHTPMYFFLGNLSCLETCYTSTILPRMLASLLTGDRTISFSGCIIQLYSFGFLVVTECFLLAAMSYDRYLAICKPLHYAALMNGRFCLQLAAGSWISGFLAITVIIFLMLQLIFCGPNEIDHFFCDFIPLLKLSCSDTQLISMVSLFFSFFDTFPPFLLTVASYIYIIATILRIPSTTGRQKAFSTCSSHLIVVTVFYGTLVIVYMVPKNNTLRDLNKVFSVFYTVLTPLLNPLIYSLRNKHVNMALRKALTKFTGSYSQ, from the coding sequence ATGGAGAAAAGACAATGGGGAAATCAAACGTCCATCACAGAATTCATCCTCCTGGGTTTCAGGAATCTCCCTGGACTGCAGATTCTTCTCTTTCTGCTTTTCCTAGTGATCTACATTGTTACCATGGCAGGGAACATCCTCATTGTTGCACTAGTTGTGGCTGATCAGCACCTGcacacccccatgtacttttTCCTGGGGAATTTGTCCTGCTTGGAGACCTGCTACACTTCCACCATCCTGCCCAGGATGCTGGCCAGTCTCCTCACTGGGGACAGGACCATCTCATTTAGTGGTTGTATCATACAGCTTTATTCTTTTGGTTTCCTAGTGGTGACGGAATGTTTTCTCCTAGCAGCAATGTCTTACGATAGGTATTTAGCGATATGCAAACCCCTGCACTATGCAGCCCTTATGAATGGCAGGTTCTGTCTCCAGCTAGCAGCTGGCTCTTGGATAAGTGGCTTTCTGGCTATTACCGTAATTATATTTTTGATGTTGCAGTTAATATTTTGTGGCCCCAATGAAATAGaccatttcttttgtgatttcattCCACTGCTTAAACTGTCCTGCAGTGACAcgcaactgatttcaatggtaagtttattcttttccttctttgataCATTTCCCCCTTTTCTATTAACGGTGGCATCCTACATATATATCATCGCCACCATCCTGAGAATCCCATCCACCACTGGGAGGCAAAAGGCCTTTTCCACCTGCTCATCCCACCTCATTGTGGTGACCGTTTTCTATGGAACCTTAGTCATTGTCTACATGGTACCAAAAAACAACACACTGAGAGACCTAAATAAAGTGTTCTCTGTCTTCTACACAGTCTTGACTCCTCTGCTCAaccccctcatctacagcctAAGAAATAAGCATGTAAATATGGCCCTAAGAAAAGCTCTGACTAAGTTCACAGGATCATATTCACAGTAG
- the LOC119842194 gene encoding LOW QUALITY PROTEIN: olfactory receptor 6B1-like (The sequence of the model RefSeq protein was modified relative to this genomic sequence to represent the inferred CDS: inserted 1 base in 1 codon; substituted 1 base at 1 genomic stop codon): protein MQARVENQTGLREFILLGFPTKLEVQALLFLVFLLTYVLTVTENMVIILVVKQNHQLHKPMYYFLGNLSFLEIWYVLVILPKLPVGFWSQKKSISFPICMAQLYFFIFLMCTEYVLLAIMAYDNYMAICYPLRYPAIMIHQLCLXLAALSWAGGFSISLAKVYFISXLTFCCPGVINHFFCDISPLLNLACTNMLVVEMVDFALALVILLLPLAVTVLSYLCIIATILRIPTAQGRRKAFSTCASHLTVVIILFSATVFMYAWPRRIHPFNLNKVMSVFYAIVTPALNPLIYCLRNKEVKEVLRKTLDRNCSLTNWIGIES, encoded by the exons ATGCAAGCCAGGGTGGAGAACCAAACCGGCCTCAGGGAATTCATTCTTCTGGGATTTCCCACCAAACTGGAGGTCCAGGCCTTGCTCTTCCTGGTCTTTTTGCTCACCTACGTGCTGACAGTCACAGAGAACATGGTTATCATCCTGGTGGTGAAGCAGAACCACCAGCTCCACAAGCCCATGTACTACTTCCTGGGGAACCTGTCCTTCCTGGAGATCTGGTATGTCTTGGTCATCCTGCCCAAGCTGCCGGTGGGCTTCTGGTCTCAGAAGAAGAGCATCTCCTTCCCCATCTGCATGGCCCAGCTCTACTTCTTCATCTTCCTCATGTGCACCGAGTATGTCCTCCTGGCCATCATGGCCTACGACAACTACATGGCAATCTGCTACCCGCTGCGCTACCCAGCCATCATGATCCACCAACTCTGCCTATAGCTGGCAGCTCTCTCCTGGGCCGGCGGCTTCTCCATCTCACTGGCCAAAGTGTACTTCATCT TGCTGACATTTTGTTGTCCCGGAGTCATCAACCACTTCTTCTGCGACATCTCCCCACTGCTCAACCTGGCCTGCACCAACATGTTGGTGGTGGAGATGGTGGACTTTGCCCTGGCCTTGGTCATCCTGCTGCTCCCACTTGCTGTCACTGTCCTCTCCTACCTGTGCATCATTGCCACAATCCTGCGCAttcccactgcccagggcaggaggAAAGCCTTTTCCACCTGCGCCTCCCACCTCACCGTGGTCATCATCTTATTCTCAGCCACTGTCTTCATGTACGCCTGGCCCAGGAGGATCCACCCTTTCAACCTCAACAAAGTGATGTCTGTCTTTTACGCCATAGTCACCCCAGCGCTGAACCCTCTGATATACTGCCTGAGGAACAAGGAAGTGAAAGAGGTCCTGAGGAAAACCCTGGACAGGAACTGCTCCTTAACCAATTGGAtaggcatagaatcatag